The genomic interval GGAGGCACGGTAGGAAGAGCAGAGGCTTTGGAACCATTCGGTCCAGGTGTGAATCTGGGGCCAGCCGTGACCCTTAGACACAATGACGGATGTCAGGTGCCTGGGTCACAGGAAACACACACTCCGTGTTCACTCCTGAAAGTGAAATGAGCATTTGAGGAACACGAGGGAGAAGCGaagcccaggagggagggaggtgagaagTCAAGCTGGGCAGTGTGGTGTTTCAGAGTAGAGGCCGGGGTGCCACGTAGTGGGGTCAGACCACACAGAGACGGGCAGGAGGACAGGGACTGACAAGCTCGGTTTTCACTTAACCTCGTGTCCTTTTCGCTGCTGATTGCTGCAAACTCCATGAAaagcttcctcttctttcccaccAGAGGAATGTGGCTCCAAGTAGGCATTTGTTACGTAGCCGGCGGGTAGACggatgggaggaaagaaaatcgCGCTTTTCGGAGGATATGCTCCTTCTGAGATtagaaaaaatctattttaagtgGGTCCCCTTCGAGCAGAATCCAAAGTGCGTGTTATGATGGCAAGGAAACAAGATTGATCATGTGGGTCTCACCTTGTTCCACATAATGAGTATGTTgatcaaaatgttattttataccTGACCGGTTCTCTTCAGACAAGAGAGAACAGCTAAGCAATTTTGAAACTGAGCTGAAACAGCAGTGAATTTCAGTCAGTTTTGAAGCAGTGCAGCCCTGTTTCTTGCTGGCTAGGTTCTTTCTATAAGCTTATCAAACTAAAATGCCTCTCATTTTGAAAAGGAAGCCTGAAACtaagattttaaggaattgcaAACAATTCTTCATCCCCATCGTATATTGGAAGTCCAATTGATAAGGATTGagctgttttggttttggttttttcattagtattttggggaaaaaaattttccaGAGCTCTTCTAAAGAACTAcagcatttaggggcacctgggtggcttagttggttaagtgtctggcttcggctcaggtcaagatccacagtttgtgtgttcgagccccgcgtcgggctctgtgctgacagctcggagcctggagcctgctttggattctgtgtctcctgcgctctctgcccctcccccgctcgcgctcgcttgctctctcgaaagtaaatagacctacaagaatttaaaaaaaattacagcttctaaagaaaaaattttcgGGAGCTCTTCTAAAGAATTACAGCATTTACAGAAGAAGCATTTaaagaattggggtgcctgggtggctcagtcggttaggcatccgacttcagctcaggtcatgatatcacagttcgtgagttcaaggccccacaccgagctctgtgctgacagctcagagcctggagcctgcttcggattgtgtgtgtgtctctctctctctctgctcctcccccgctcctgctctgtctcttccagtgtctcaaaaatgaataaacattaaaaaaaaaaaaaaaaaaagaattaaagaccaAAGTCCGTATCTGGACCCTccatagaaatacaactgatagGGTATATGTGCAGAGAGATACGTTTCAAGGAGTCAGTGcatgcagttctggaggctagcaAGTCCAAAATCCACAGAACCGGCAGGCAGGCTGGATACCCTGGGAAGCATTGCAGTTCAAATACAAAGATTTCCCTCTTCTCCTGGCAGACTTCCCTCTTCCGGGGAGATCAGTCTTTGTTCTTATAAGGCCTTCAATTGATTGGACGAGgctcacccacattatggaggataatctgctttactcagagtcTACTGACTTAAACGTTAGTCgcgtctaaaaaacaaaataccttcacagaaccatccagaataatgtttaactaAGTATCTGGGCATTATGACCGAGCCAAGTTGACACGAAATTCACCACCACAAGTCCACCCCTGTCAACTTGGCACCCGTACCCATCTCCTGAAAGCGTACTCTCCAAATAAAGATTACTAACAAGGTCATTATTCCACCTAACATGATACAGCTCTCCTGAGGACAATGAAAAATGCACTAATCCTTCCcccagaagaaaaaacaaagtcctTAGGTGATTTACTCTTTTCCTTGATATCCTGAAACTTAAATACTATGGCATAAAGTTAACAATACTTAAATACTCTGAGACAGAATCAGAGTAACTTGTGTACAGGATAAGGgaataagagaggaaagaaaacaaagatatttgcCTATAggtagatatacacacacacacacatattcacaacAAAATAGGGAGGGTTACATAAATAATCTTCATTTCTGTAACTGGTCACATATTTCATTCTTGGTGGGTAACTACCTTCTTCTACCcgttctgtattttctttcccttcgGCGAACCCCTCAGCTGGTCCTGGGTCTTTACCGGATGGGATGACCCAtaccttcatttctgaagagCCTTGGGCCATTACTGGACCTGCCTCGattagagttttgtagttttccgtTACCCTTAACCAAGGGACAGAATGAGACCAAGAGATGCCCTAAGGGATCTCCTGTAGTCCAGACAtacccttcctttcctccactgTGGAGTGACCGTCCAGTGTCCCCTTGGTAGTCAGGATCAGCCGGCCCAGCCAGCACTGCAACTCCCTTCTTTGCCTGCTGGAGACGGGAGGAGCCCAGAGCGGCCTGGTGACAGTCGCAATTTCAGTTCATTTTCTAAACATGTCTTGCAGTAGGGACGCCTTTATTCTAAACTGTACGTATTGTACAATTAATTCACCTGTGATAAAGTGAAGTAGGGTGTTGGGTAGAGATACCATGCTGGTATCATTTGTCATCAAATTAGGGAGGCAAGATTCTCCGATGTTCCTGATTTTGAGCCATGAATGGATTCTTTTTcacggaggggaaaaaaagatgctaGCAGAAGCAGCAAATGCTGACTTAAAGCATTTGGGTACTTGTTTGTTTATGTGCCAACATTACACTAGATATAAAACCCTTATGGCTGCCGTATTTCCGAATGAAACCGAAACTCACAAATCAAGTGCAAGCAAAACCACAAAAGCATTAAAGTTCACATTAACAGCAAGTGAATATATCGGACGGATTTTGCCGGAACTAACTTGCCGCTCCAGGTGGAGTTGGGGACGGTGCCGCTGGCTGTGACACAGGCTAGTCTGCACTCAGCTTCCCAGAGGCCCTTGCACCCCGCGTAAGGTCCTGCCACCCCCACCGGCCTCTGGCTGAACGACCTTTGTGCCTTCAATGGCTCACTCTGCCCTCACTGAACGTAGGTGTCAGATACACCTCAGGGCTTTTCTCGTTTGCCTGTGACATTTAAAGCCGGACACTTTTTGAACATCCTTTGTCACATAGCTTCCTGATGTTAAAGTCTCCAGTTAGTAAATGGTTTAGCCTTAATGACATGAAAatgtctcatctgtaaattacCACTGCaaaagagaagttttattttgtagTCAACATAATCAAAACGATTACGCTGGCAGATATGGGACAACAAGGGATGGATGTTGTCATCTTAGTGTTAGGGCATGCCAGCCTGGGTAGGGAGGCACGGTAATGAACTCACAAAAATAAGTACTCCCTGATATCACTTTAGGTGATGGCTGCCAGAAATAATCGCAAAATTAAATCGAGCACTAAAATCGTATGTCAGTACTTGCTTAATGGCCATCCAGACCATTCTGAATACACTTGTGTTcgggtttttttgctttttgtttttttaatcatcatcGAGTTAAAAAGTGTCTGTGAAGAACTCACAGTCTCCCAAGAATATATCTAAGGACCCTCAGAGGTCTGCGCTCCCCAGTTTGAGAAACAGATATTGAAGGGAAAGCACTGAACCTCGAAGACCTGGGCACAAGCCCCTGAAGTGTCGTGAGGACTTAGGcaagtcactcaacctctctgggcatCAAAGTCCTGATTTGTGGCCGACCTCAGACCCAGTTTTGCTGGACTTCAGAGTCCCTGCTCTTCCTTCTTCAGTCAAAAGGCTTTGAATTTCCACAATTCCACGTTGGGCTTCTATGTCAATCGATAGTCCTGACCAGAAAGTGTTCTGTGATGGTGGGCTCCCCGGGAGAGTCCCATTATTCCTTGAAATTACACTGATGATAAAGCcctcgttttttgttttttgtttttcattgtagaTTCTGATTCCCAGCATAGCCACGAAGTGATGCCTCTCCTCTATCCTCTCTTTGTCTACCTCCATCTCAACCTGGTCCAGAACAGTCCTAAGAGCACAGTGGAAAGTTTTTACAGCCGCTTCCATGGGATGTTTCTGCAGAACGCTAGCCAGAAGGATGTCATCGAGCAGCTACAGACCACTCAAACCATCCAGGACATCCTGTCTAACTTCAAGCTTCGAGCATTCCTAGATAACAAGTACGTGGTCCGTCTCCAGGAAGACAGCTACAACTACCTTATCCGCTACCTCCAAAGTGACAACAACACCGCCCTGTGCAAAGTCCTCACCTTGCATATCCATCTTGACGTGCAGCCTGCCAAGAGAACAGATTACCAGCTCTACGCCAGCGGCGGCTCCTCCCGGAGCGAGGGCAACGGCTTAGAGCCCGCCGACATGCCCGCCCCTATCCTGCAGAACGAGGCTGCCCTGGAGGTCTTGCAGGAGAGCATTAAGCGCGTCAAGGAcggccctccctccctcactacCATCTGTTTCTATGCCTTCTATAACACAGAGCAGCTGTTGAACACTGCGGAAATCTCCCCAGACAGCAAGCTGCTTGCTGCGGGGTTTGACAACTCCTGTATCAAACTGTGGAGTTTACGATCCAGGAAGTTAAAGTCAGAACCCCATCAAGTAGACGTGTCCCGCATCCACTTGGCTTGTGACATTCTGGAGGAGGAGGTATGAGTATCAGTTTTCTTGCCTACACCTGCCTTACTAATTTGCTTAGAGTTCTTACCAAACATGACAGATCTTATGGAGAATGGACTTCGTTATTTCCTTCACCGTATAGCCGCAGCCAGACTAATGCCCATGTAACCTGTAGCCATTGAATTCCTGCTCATGCCTAACCTTGGAAGACATGAAAACTATTCTTAACAACATTAACTGAACATCATTAATGATCGATCAGTGTTTGTTACTGTCTGAATGTGGATAACATTGCTAAGCCTAATTAAAGACCTTTAGCTAATATTGAGATTTACAGTaagtgtgggtgtgggtgtgggtgtgtgtggtggTGACAGCGGTGGCAGCCAGGGTGTACATTTGTGcaaacataaacatttagaagtaggattgctgggtcagagggtctGCACTTTAAATTATgataaatattctcattttccgGTCACATCAACAGTAAATGAGAACTCTGGTCTCCCTtcaccctcaccaacactgggTGTTACTGGCCTTCCTGAGGCCAGTGCACGTCCTCTGGCTTCATGTCCCCCGGGACGTTCCCAAACCCCATTTTGAAAAGTACACAGGAAGTGTAGTTGACATTTCACCCATCAGTCGGGGTAATGATCTTGTTCGGTTTGTTTAGGGATGGTTACCGAAAAGGCAGGCCGAGTGGCCCGAGTTTCAAGTCCCTGAGAGTTACTGTCTTAGAAAACATGTGGGCAAAGAGAGAAATTTCATAGAGTTCGCCTTCTCTGAAAGTGGCCCCACAACAGCTGGGGGCAAGAATATTTTCGTCATCTCACCACTGAAATTCAGGGAGCTGTGGCTCAAGTTAGTTTCGATGGAAAATTCTTTGCATGGGGTTGAAAAATTAAGGAGTTTAGAAAAGTTCAACTTAATTTCCATAGGTGATAAGGGTATCAAGAATATTGGATGCACAAAATAAGCCCTTTTTTCCAATTCTTGTTTTCTTAGTCAACTTCCAGTTAGTATGatctttgaatttttgtttcttgtgacTGAGATGATACAGAGGAGTTTGTGGTGATGAGTAAAAGGTTTAAATTCCAATACACACCCTTTGATTTCTAGAATCTTACAGTACCctccaaaatatctttttaactttatttatttatttattttgagagagagagagagcacgagtgagggagggtcagagagagagagaggaagaatcccaagcaggctgtacattgtcagagcagagcccagtgtggggctcgatcccccaaccatgagatcatgacctgaactgaaaccaagagtcagacactcaaccaactgagccaccaaggcacccccgagatattttttattgctcacgtatttgaatttttagatttcttttcccAGGAGACGATTCTAGCCTGTTGAGCGTTCTTCACATACAACTGAAGGATGCTGCCTTCATTGAGTTACAGCCTTCTGTAAATACAAGGAGAGAAATTATTCGTGCTGACCTTATCAGCTTGATGATATTGTTTGGAGATTATTCTAGGCATTACAAGTTAACATAAAGGAAGATagcaaagagaaagataaatacgaagaaggaaagaacatcaggttcaaaaaatgttttaagattctACCTTGGCTACCACTGAGAATTAGCCTTGTGACCTATTCTGTAGAGATTTCCAGGCTTTGGAAGGCGTGCGTTTGAAGACCCAGGAGCGAAGAATAACATGATGCATTCCAGGAAGTGATAGAAATTAAATGTAGCTACCGTTGGGAGTGGTAAGACAGGAAGCAGTATGGCGCCACAGGCTGCGTGAGGGATTATGGTGGCCTGAGCAAGGGGAGTGGCGGCAGGAAGGGAGCACAGTGGACAGGTTAGATGAGAGCTCCAGCATTGGATTcagtggaggggctggagggaaaggaagagtcgAGGAGGACATCTGTGTCTCAGACTTGACCACCTGGGTGGATGGTGGGACATGCTATTCAACTCAGAAGAAGTGATGTCAGGGGAGTGCTTGTTTCGTTTAGGTATCTTCCTGATTTATTCGCCATTATCCACATGGAAAGTACCATAGATTCTGCTCCAGTATGAAGGCACTGCTTTCCTTGTGAACaaactttcttttacctttagaACTAAAGTTGAGATCGTCCCATTAGGTTGTGAGGGGTTTCCTGTTTGGGAtttctacccacccacccccgccccccccacccattTTGTCATAGCAGTTTAGGGAAGTTTTTGTTGTtacggtggggaggggggttgtttttggttttttggtttctaACGAGGAACATTTGGGGGGAAAGCAAGGTATAAATCAGTTCTgatagtttttaatgtttcttcaatGAGAACTTGGACTTCTTGTAGAATTcacaattaaaatggaaactcttaaaaaaaatttgtaatgtttatttttgagagagagggagagagacagagtgcaagggggggaggggcagagagagagagagagagggagacatgggatacgaagcaggctccaagctctgagttgtcagcccagagcccgacatcgggctcaaactcacgaaccacaagatcatgacctgagccgaagtcagatgcttacccgactgagccacccaggcacccctaaaatagaaactctttttttttttttttcacattgatttatttttgagagagtgagacagtgcatgagtgggggaggggcagagagagaaggagatacagaatccgaagcaggctccaggctctgagctgtcagcacagagcctgacacggggctcgaacccacaaaccgtgagatcatgacctgagctgaagtcggaccctcaactgactgagccacccaggtgcccctaaaatagaaACTCTGAATGCAAAGATCACAAACTCACATGCTTGTAGAGGCCAAGCAGGTAAAAGTAAATGGTAAAGCTACCTGGATCAAAGAGCTGGTAGGAAGTACGAAAGGACACGAAAACCCAATCAAAACTCCACTTTGCAACCTCTGCCTTAATCTTTGTGAAGCAACAGCCGTTGCACAAATTAGtggataaaatgttttaatagtaggtatttaaaatattgatcacacccagcaattccatttccagatatatgcccaagagaattgaaaagacatgtccacacaaaaatttgtacatgttcaaaaaaaaaatttgtacatgTTCAAAAAATTGTACATGTTCATAAtatcattattcataattgccccaaagtgtgaacagcccaaatgtcaatcAGCAGattaatagatacacaaaatgtggtatatctgtgtgatggaatactattcagccataaaaagttataaagataCATATGAGACCTGCTGTAATGTAGATGAGCCTCGTAAATAAACATTTTGCTACgtaaaagaagccagccacaaaggACCACATACTATAGGATTTCATTAtaggaaatatccagaataggcataTCCGTAGGAACAAAGTAGATTGTTTCCCCAGGCCAGAGTCTGGGGACAGGGAACTGGGCAGCGATTGCTTATGGGGAAAGGGGTtcttttttgaggtgatgaaaatgttctgtactAGGTAAGTGGTCAtagttgcacaattctgtgagtATACTAAAAGCCATCGAGttatgctgtaaaaaaaaattttttttaatgcttattttttgagacagagagagacagagcgttagcaggggagggacagggagagagggagacacagaatccgaagtgggctccaggctctgagccgtcagcacagagcccaacgtggggctcaaacccatgaaccacaagatgacgacctgagctgaaatgggacacttcaccaactgagccacccaggtggcccgagTTACACTTTTTAAAGAGAGTGAATTTTAGAGTATGTGAATTCtgtctcagttttaaaaaatcagaaaacaaaagctcCAATGAGGGCATAAAATGTTCTCTATTAAGTCAAGTAAAACTTGATTTACGGCACTGCCCCGATATCTTCAACTTGGAAGATATTCTGGATTAACCTTTGAAAAGCTGTTAACTGGCACGGCAGTGCCCTTCTTCCCAAAGGTAGCagcgcccgcccccccccccccaacccccgcctccTGTCTGAGACACTCCATCCTCTAAGTTAGCAATGAGGTCCAGCGTTTACCCTTGTTGATTGGTAACTATGTCTTTTTTAATATTCGAGCAACATGGCCAAACCACAGATACCAGATCAAggattttctctgtgtttcaggtATGTGTACATGATCACCCTCATCCCTGCCAGCCTCCCACCCTCCTAGCAGCCCTGCACTACAGCATCAGTTCACGCACTGTCTAACGAGCCTTGCCCCAGTCCAGCAGTCTTTCAGTCTGAAAAGGAAAGCAGTCAGTGTTGTGCATGACACTCAGTTCTGTGATTTGTGTATACAATGGTCGTTTAGGTCTTTGCCGGCCTGTAAGAGTGTAACGTGAGCCTcgtttgtactttttaattttctagtagccacatgaaaaaaagtaaaagggaagAGTCAAATTAATAATGTATCTTATTTAATCCAGTGTGGCTaaagtattatcatttcaacatgtaagcaatattaaaaaaattattaccgAAATCTGTTATATTCTCCTTTTTTGTCCTAAGTCTTGGAAATCTGGTGTGTTTTACGCTTACAGCAACGTGTTCAGCTCCACGAGCCGATAGCCGCCTTCTCTCGCTCCCAAGTCTTAACCAACTCCCAAGCCCGCCATATTTAATCTCTTCCAGTTCCATTGGCACCTGATGATGGGAGAACAGCCCAAGGCCAAATCTCAGACCCCAAAGAGGACCCTTGAGCTAAGAAAGTCTGGAGTGTGAGCTGAGGCACATCGAACCTCCTAGTCCAGGAGCAGACACCCATAAGAAGTCCGAGATTTGTAGGGCCTCCATGACCTAAAGCAGGGTTTAGCAAACTATGGCACAGGGGTACAAAACACAATATTCGAAGACCTTTTTatacttccttttcttatttttaaatttcttacgcGTGTTTTATAATGCACACGGTGTCATCCAGTATTACACGAATAcactttacaaattaaaaattcctgTTTGGGACCAATGCGCATTTGCTGTCGGTTCAGCCGATTGTAGGGAGTTTGGGGTTTTGTCCTGTTGGCacgaaaggaaggagagggagaattggGCTGGGCGTGTGTGAATCAGCTGCTTGTTCAGAGTTTCAGCTTGACTATGCTGAGGCCCTTGTGGGACTGGGTTGAGCCACAGAAGAAAATGTGGCTGGGTTATTTTAAGCTGTGGTCCTGGCATAGGGCTGACAGTGATAGCCAGCAGGAATGCTCTGGTTTCCCCATCTCTTGGTCTATACAGTCAACCGGGCACTTTTCCGTGTGCTCGGGACAGTCGTCAAGACCCCTGGAAGTGCCAGCTTGATTTTAGGGTCCCCACCTAGGAGGCGAAGACCCACTTCTCTAACCTCTTGCTCCAAATGAAGACCACTTAAGCCTCAGAGATGGTTAACGTGCCCTGTGGATTACCTTCAAAGGGTCTCTGTGTAATTCATCCGGGGTCATTTTTTGCTCCCACAGTTTTTATATAAACTTTCTGGTGTACAGCAATGAGTCATTCTTGAAATTTTAAAGTGTTGTTGTAACctcttttgaaaggaaaattactAATATTCTTGGTAACGCTCGGTAGAACGTTGGGCTCCcgaatgcttatgtatttttaatgttaagtgTCTGGAATAGCCGTTTTGAATATTCACGGACGtcagtatttattttctcttaccttTTCCTCAAATATGTACACATTGAAGGCATTTgtcttattttgattttcatcgtgttcaaatggaaatgagaaagatgCCCTTTTCCTGTACCAGAACCTAAGGCTCGTAGACCTTTTTATTTCCAAGGCAGCAAAGCCGGTTGGTTCAAAAATCTTATTACTCCCCATTCACCTGGGGTTTAATTAAAACCCGTGTTAATTTATGAATTCCTGGACAGAGAGCTGTAGTGCTAAGTAAGGTGCTTGTCTACAAGAGAATGAAGGGAACCAGGATTTTGAACGGAGATAGTGTCCTTGGGGGGAAGAGGGTGAGGAAGGGGACTTCCCTCAGTACTATGAGCGGCTATCTTCTTTTCTGTCCCCACACACAGGAATGTATTTCCAAGAATCCCATGAGTCTCTTGGCTTTGTTTAAAGCTGTTCTAAACCCATGC from Leopardus geoffroyi isolate Oge1 chromosome D2, O.geoffroyi_Oge1_pat1.0, whole genome shotgun sequence carries:
- the TAF5L gene encoding TAF5-like RNA polymerase II p300/CBP-associated factor-associated factor 65 kDa subunit 5L isoform X2; the protein is MKRVRTEQIQMAVSCYLKRRQYVDSDGPLKQGLRLSQTAEEMAANLTVQSESGCANIVSAAPCQAEPQQYEVQFGRLRNFLTDSDSQHSHEVMPLLYPLFVYLHLNLVQNSPKSTVESFYSRFHGMFLQNASQKDVIEQLQTTQTIQDILSNFKLRAFLDNKYVVRLQEDSYNYLIRYLQSDNNTALCKVLTLHIHLDVQPAKRTDYQLYASGGSSRSEGNGLEPADMPAPILQNEAALEVLQESIKRVKDGPPSLTTICFYAFYNTEQLLNTAEISPDSKLLAAGFDNSCIKLWSLRSRKLKSEPHQVDVSRIHLACDILEEEV